A stretch of the Vibrio gazogenes genome encodes the following:
- the rpmI gene encoding 50S ribosomal protein L35 — protein sequence MPKMKNNKGAAKRFKKTAGGVKYKHATKRHILTKRTTKNKRHLRPNSVLPKCEVAAVARMLPYA from the coding sequence ATGCCTAAGATGAAAAACAATAAAGGTGCTGCTAAGCGTTTTAAGAAAACTGCTGGTGGTGTTAAGTACAAGCACGCGACTAAACGTCACATCCTGACTAAGCGTACGACTAAGAACAAGCGTCATCTACGTCCAAACTCTGTCCTTCCTAAATGTGAAGTGGCTGCTGTTGCACGTATGTTGCCATACGCTTAA
- the infC gene encoding translation initiation factor IF-3, with the protein MPAKQNQHRINGEIRGVREVRLSGAEGEDSRIVSIQEALDTAVEAGMDLVEISPNAEPPVCRVMDYGKFLFEKSKAAKEQKKKQKQIQIKEVKFRPGTDIGDYQVKLRNLLRFLEEGNKVKVTIRFRGREMAHQDIGVDVLNRLKEDTVDIAVVESFPSRIEARQMIMVLAPKKK; encoded by the coding sequence GTGCCGGCCAAACAAAACCAACATCGTATCAACGGAGAAATTCGGGGTGTACGTGAAGTCCGTTTATCGGGAGCAGAAGGTGAAGACTCTCGGATTGTTTCAATTCAAGAAGCGCTTGATACAGCTGTAGAAGCTGGTATGGATCTTGTTGAAATTAGTCCAAATGCAGAGCCGCCTGTCTGCCGTGTGATGGATTATGGTAAATTCCTCTTCGAGAAGAGCAAAGCTGCAAAAGAGCAGAAGAAAAAGCAAAAGCAGATCCAGATTAAAGAAGTAAAATTCCGACCTGGAACTGATATTGGAGACTATCAGGTAAAACTACGCAACCTGTTACGTTTCCTTGAAGAAGGCAACAAAGTGAAGGTAACAATTCGCTTTCGTGGCCGAGAAATGGCACACCAAGATATCGGTGTCGATGTTTTGAATCGTCTGAAAGAAGATACAGTAGATATTGCTGTTGTAGAATCTTTCCCTAGTCGGATCGAAGCCCGTCAAATGATTATGGTGTTAGCCCCTAAGAAGAAGTAA
- the thrS gene encoding threonine--tRNA ligase: protein MPIITLPDGSQRQFDHPVSVSDVALSIGAGLAKATIAGRVNGVRVDACELIENDASLEIITAKDEVDGLEIVRHSCAHLLGHALKQLYPDAKMAIGPTIDNGFYYDIDLEQSLSQEDLEKIEARMKALAKTKYQVVKKNVSWQEARDTFESRGEPYKIEILDENVARDDRPGLYHHEEYIDMCRGPHVPHMGFCQHFKLLNVAGAYWRGNSDNKMLQRIYGTAFHDKKALSAHLTRLEEAAKRDHRKIGKQLDLFHMQQEAPGMVFWHHNGWSVFRDLEVFVREKLTEYDYQEVKGPLMMDRVLWERSGHWDKYAEAMFTTNSENREYAIKPMNCPGHVQIFNQGLKSYRDLPLRMAEFGSCHRNEPSGSLHGIMRVRGFTQDDAHIFCTEEQIQQEVTSCIKMVYDVYRTFGFENIAVKLSTRPEQRVGSDEIWDRSEEALMLSLKSMNIDYDIQEGEGAFYGPKIEFTLHDCLDRAWQCGTVQLDFNLPNRLGATYVGENNERLVPVMIHRAILGSLERFIGILIEEYAGFFPTWLAPEQAVVLNITDKQSDYVQNVVRKLQKCGIRAKADLRNEKIGFKIREHTLKRVPYMLVCGDQEVEAGEIAVRTRRGKDLGKFKLDDFIELVRTEVSSRKLNLEE, encoded by the coding sequence ATGCCTATTATTACTCTTCCTGACGGTAGTCAACGTCAATTCGATCACCCTGTTTCTGTTTCAGACGTTGCTTTGTCTATCGGTGCTGGCCTTGCGAAAGCAACCATTGCCGGACGTGTTAACGGTGTTCGTGTGGACGCCTGTGAACTCATTGAAAACGATGCCAGCTTAGAAATCATCACGGCAAAAGATGAAGTTGATGGTTTGGAAATCGTTCGTCACTCATGTGCCCATTTATTGGGGCATGCGCTGAAGCAACTGTATCCTGATGCCAAAATGGCGATTGGTCCAACAATCGACAATGGTTTTTATTACGATATCGATTTAGAACAGTCATTGTCGCAAGAGGATTTGGAAAAAATCGAAGCGCGGATGAAAGCGCTGGCTAAAACTAAATATCAAGTGGTCAAAAAGAATGTCAGTTGGCAGGAAGCACGTGATACGTTCGAATCTCGTGGGGAACCATACAAGATAGAAATTCTGGACGAAAACGTGGCGCGCGATGATCGCCCCGGCCTTTATCATCATGAAGAATATATTGATATGTGCCGTGGCCCCCATGTTCCTCATATGGGATTCTGTCAGCATTTTAAATTATTGAATGTGGCTGGCGCTTACTGGCGCGGCAACAGCGATAACAAAATGTTGCAGCGTATTTATGGTACGGCTTTTCACGATAAGAAAGCTCTGAGCGCGCATTTGACTCGTCTGGAAGAAGCTGCCAAACGCGATCACCGTAAAATCGGTAAACAGCTCGATTTATTCCATATGCAGCAAGAAGCGCCGGGAATGGTGTTTTGGCATCATAACGGCTGGTCTGTCTTCCGTGATTTAGAAGTTTTTGTCCGTGAAAAACTGACAGAATATGATTATCAGGAAGTCAAAGGTCCACTCATGATGGATCGCGTCCTGTGGGAACGTTCTGGGCACTGGGATAAATATGCCGAAGCAATGTTCACCACGAATTCTGAAAATCGTGAGTACGCGATTAAGCCAATGAACTGTCCCGGTCATGTCCAGATTTTTAATCAAGGTCTGAAATCTTACCGTGATTTACCGTTGCGAATGGCGGAGTTTGGTTCATGCCATCGGAACGAGCCATCAGGGTCTCTGCATGGCATCATGCGGGTACGTGGCTTCACTCAAGATGATGCTCATATTTTCTGTACTGAAGAACAGATTCAGCAAGAAGTCACTTCTTGTATTAAAATGGTCTATGATGTTTACCGGACGTTTGGTTTCGAGAATATTGCAGTGAAGCTTTCTACTCGCCCTGAACAGCGGGTTGGTAGTGACGAAATTTGGGATCGTTCTGAAGAAGCATTAATGCTTTCGCTAAAATCAATGAATATCGATTATGACATTCAGGAAGGCGAAGGTGCATTCTATGGGCCGAAAATTGAATTTACATTGCATGATTGCCTTGACCGGGCATGGCAGTGTGGTACAGTGCAGCTCGATTTTAATCTGCCGAACCGTTTAGGCGCGACTTATGTCGGCGAAAACAATGAGCGTCTGGTGCCTGTGATGATTCACCGGGCAATTTTAGGCTCACTGGAGCGGTTCATCGGTATTTTGATTGAAGAATATGCAGGATTTTTCCCGACTTGGCTTGCACCAGAGCAGGCAGTCGTATTAAATATTACTGATAAACAATCGGATTATGTTCAGAATGTGGTACGAAAACTACAAAAATGTGGGATTCGAGCAAAAGCAGACTTGAGAAATGAAAAGATAGGCTTTAAAATCCGCGAACATACTTTGAAACGTGTACCGTATATGCTGGTTTGTGGTGACCAGGAAGTAGAAGCTGGCGAAATCGCAGTACGGACACGAAGAGGCAAAGACTTAGGTAAATTTAAGCTGGATGATTTCATTGAGTTGGTCCGGACCGAAGTCTCAAGCCGTAAGCTCAATCTGGAGGAATAA
- a CDS encoding helix-turn-helix domain-containing protein — translation MHPTVIFIRKILKNKGLSYAQLATLSGIDESKIKRVLSGRQSMTLEMRDQIMVVLGVAEMTQADHLNNAEYLTLWHQMPPNLKQVVLSLMTTIKFETQRS, via the coding sequence TTGCATCCCACTGTTATCTTCATTCGGAAAATATTAAAAAATAAAGGGCTCTCTTATGCACAGTTGGCAACCCTTTCCGGAATCGACGAGTCCAAAATTAAACGTGTTTTATCCGGACGACAGTCCATGACGCTGGAAATGAGAGACCAAATTATGGTGGTACTCGGCGTTGCTGAGATGACGCAAGCTGATCATCTCAACAACGCTGAATACCTGACACTCTGGCATCAAATGCCGCCCAATCTCAAACAAGTGGTTCTGTCACTGATGACTACGATCAAGTTTGAAACACAGCGTTCATAA
- a CDS encoding phage tail protein, protein MSQVVIPLEFERYLQDRIINGQAPDMNEMIFAYLPDLDPEQPIERHLGLPDPSYWVYQQDIMQQAKLNDDSVIYSVVIPGTVKAFTFNAIYLHDKQTANSCGLVVHKMTETKEPEMSSVRSCVQQYSGAATVANIDVTPESWQIDYQARLYGMDDDLRLACWDLFGDASFLGNGFQIKVSGSDYLCSPGVGYVGGLRCVNDTQITLANVQAGDGIYLDASWQGNVLSRWTTQWQLVVSATPLTDYVDHGTQHYVTQIASIKANGSIADLRHLGIDERKLPNATTTSKGVVNLATDGNVKAGKGTGVISPRQLKQVLSQFGGFGQSADLGMITDNAALDAAPTGFIHFASHLMTGTLAECQGMKIHHPDGYYSILAGSGSQQEPALFFYHSVQNEWCTVLTHKTLYVENLLKGNQNWNVEGNDGELTTSPQNFAAGQEFSHGWFCDSDVQGIYLDADTSAVHATAGTIFREYPLPTVAGLYASVTDPTGVQTYADALETNGIRLAVDQATGQVRLSIDLSVYTSGIKIAGLSYGRGLIPVISDDDSERVARGGYILIKAVNSRTKIWPDGTCDISMLCRAARYDTHLAQQLPVSIKPFDVHAGDTITSNHFGGEVSVLMIVDSKYMEGSTNYIYLRTNYSSDNPSAVVQMKARVA, encoded by the coding sequence ATGAGTCAGGTTGTGATTCCTTTGGAATTTGAACGTTACCTGCAAGATCGGATTATCAACGGGCAAGCCCCGGACATGAATGAAATGATCTTTGCTTATCTACCCGATTTGGATCCGGAGCAGCCAATTGAGCGTCATTTAGGACTGCCGGATCCTTCTTATTGGGTCTATCAACAGGATATTATGCAGCAGGCGAAGCTGAATGACGACTCGGTTATTTATTCAGTCGTCATTCCTGGAACAGTCAAAGCATTTACGTTTAATGCCATTTATTTGCATGACAAGCAGACCGCCAATTCATGCGGTTTGGTCGTGCACAAAATGACAGAAACCAAAGAGCCGGAGATGTCGAGTGTCCGTTCCTGTGTGCAGCAATATTCAGGAGCCGCCACTGTCGCAAATATTGATGTGACACCGGAGAGTTGGCAGATCGATTATCAGGCTCGTTTATATGGTATGGATGACGACTTACGTTTGGCATGTTGGGATCTGTTTGGCGATGCATCATTTCTTGGCAATGGATTTCAGATCAAAGTGTCGGGCAGTGATTATTTGTGCTCTCCCGGTGTCGGTTATGTGGGTGGATTGCGTTGTGTCAATGATACGCAAATAACCCTTGCCAATGTTCAAGCCGGTGACGGGATATATTTGGATGCAAGTTGGCAAGGGAATGTGCTGAGTCGTTGGACAACGCAGTGGCAATTGGTTGTGAGTGCCACCCCATTAACCGACTATGTGGACCACGGAACACAACACTATGTGACTCAGATTGCCTCGATAAAAGCGAATGGGAGTATCGCCGATCTGAGACATTTAGGCATTGATGAGCGCAAGCTGCCAAACGCGACCACAACCAGTAAAGGGGTGGTGAACTTAGCGACTGATGGCAATGTGAAAGCGGGTAAAGGGACCGGTGTTATCTCTCCGCGACAGTTGAAGCAGGTATTGAGTCAGTTCGGGGGCTTTGGTCAGTCAGCCGATTTGGGGATGATTACGGATAATGCAGCATTAGATGCAGCACCGACGGGATTTATTCACTTTGCCTCTCATCTGATGACGGGAACACTAGCAGAATGTCAGGGGATGAAAATCCATCATCCGGATGGTTATTACTCGATTCTTGCGGGGTCAGGCAGCCAGCAGGAACCTGCGCTCTTTTTCTATCATTCGGTACAGAATGAATGGTGTACGGTTCTTACTCACAAAACGTTATATGTTGAGAACTTGTTGAAAGGCAATCAGAACTGGAATGTTGAAGGTAATGATGGTGAGTTGACAACATCACCGCAAAATTTTGCAGCAGGTCAGGAATTTTCCCATGGATGGTTTTGTGATTCTGATGTGCAAGGCATCTATCTTGATGCGGATACGAGTGCTGTCCATGCGACGGCTGGGACAATCTTCAGAGAGTATCCATTACCGACTGTGGCAGGACTATACGCATCTGTCACTGATCCGACTGGTGTACAAACTTATGCCGACGCGCTGGAGACCAACGGTATTCGGTTGGCAGTTGATCAAGCGACCGGTCAGGTTCGGCTCTCTATCGATCTCTCGGTATATACCTCAGGGATTAAAATTGCAGGGCTGTCTTATGGGCGCGGGTTGATACCGGTGATTTCAGATGATGATTCAGAACGGGTAGCACGCGGCGGATATATTTTAATTAAAGCTGTTAACAGCCGAACAAAAATTTGGCCGGATGGCACATGTGATATATCGATGCTGTGTCGTGCTGCTCGATATGATACTCATCTTGCACAACAGCTTCCGGTCTCAATAAAGCCGTTTGATGTTCATGCGGGAGACACAATTACATCAAATCACTTTGGCGGAGAAGTATCTGTATTAATGATTGTGGATTCTAAATACATGGAAGGTTCAACAAATTATATATATTTGAGAACCAACTATTCATCTGATAATCCGAGCGCAGTAGTGCAAATGAAAGCGAGAGTCGCATAA